One part of the Rutidosis leptorrhynchoides isolate AG116_Rl617_1_P2 chromosome 1, CSIRO_AGI_Rlap_v1, whole genome shotgun sequence genome encodes these proteins:
- the LOC139841777 gene encoding uncharacterized protein has translation MLIQHQWFTDEITKLKGDEGSSFRHGSSQLMRFTKGEFPRFDGSDVKEWLYRCKQFFEIDNLEDEEKIIIVSIHLYKKALTWHQQFMKLNGPVEWVVYEPAILKRFGTTIEDPMAELKNLRQTGSIDSYYEEFEALLNKVELSVTQAISLFLGGLQKEIELTVRMFKPKTLEEAYGLSKLQEDTIAITKKRYNSILPTPKGSSYVQ, from the coding sequence ATGTTGATACAACATCAATGGTTTACTGACGAGATCACGAAATTAAAAGGCGACGAAGGTTCCAGCTTCCGGCATGGTTCATCGCAATTGATGAGGTTCACAAAAGGTGAATTTCCACGGTTTGACGGCTCTGATGTGAAAGAATGGTTGTATAGATGCAAGCAATTCTTTGAGATCGACAATTTGGAAGATGAGGAAAAGATCATAATAGTGTCGATTCATTTGTATAAGAAAGCCCTAACTTGGCATCAACAATTCATGAAGCTTAATGGTCCGGTTGAGTGGGTGGTATATGAACCAGCGATCTTGAAGAGATTCGGCACTACAATTGAAGATCCAATGGCGGAACTTAAGAATCTGAGGCAAACCGGTTCAATTGATAGTTATTATGAAGAATTTGAGGCGTTGTTAAACAAGGTGGAGCTGAGTGTTACGCAAGCTATAAGTTTGTTCCTTGGAGGCCTGCAAAAGGAGATTGAACTAACCGTTCGAATGTTCAAACCAAAGACGTTAGAGGAAGCATATGGATTGTCTAAACTACAAGAAGATACGATTGCTATTACCAAAAAGAGGTATAATTCGATACTCCCAACTCCTAAAGGTAGCTCCTATGTACAGTAA